One window of Colius striatus isolate bColStr4 chromosome 16, bColStr4.1.hap1, whole genome shotgun sequence genomic DNA carries:
- the LOC133626977 gene encoding LOW QUALITY PROTEIN: testis-specific serine/threonine-protein kinase 1-like (The sequence of the model RefSeq protein was modified relative to this genomic sequence to represent the inferred CDS: inserted 1 base in 1 codon; deleted 1 base in 1 codon): MSDAVALAKKGYSLRKTLGEGSYGKVKSAHCVQLKRNVAVKIINKRKATQHFLERFLPREIEALRCLQHPSITKTFEIFQTPARKVYRVLELGEKGDLLDYMGITGAMTEDITGTKFQQLASAIKYCHDLDVAHRELQCENIPLHAHLNVKLADFGFSKLLSREENGRIVLSQTFCCSPAYAAPEVLEEIPSDPRIADTWTLGVSLYSMVWASLPFDDSNVSKMTRVQKRQRIPFPXSKHLTAECRDLVHRLLPPVVAQRLCVDEVLKHSWLHTPKCTIPLPLPAAKEGECSQTLCEGKPGHYQQAKSPSVYGGGEKDKDPLKDSFTFQVRKPATPHLSAVSGTG; this comes from the exons ATGTCTGATGCTGTGGCGCTGGCAAAGAAAGGCTACAGCCTGAGAAAGACACTCGGAGAAGGTTCTTATGGGAAAGTGAAATCTGCCCACTGTGTCCAGCTGAAACGCAACGTGGCCGTCAAGATAATCAACAAGAGAAAAGCTACTCAGCACTTCCTGGAAAGATTTCTGCCCAGGGAAATCGAGGCATTGAGATGTTTGCAGCACCCCTCAATCACCAAAACCTTTGAGATTTTTCAGACACCAGCTAGGAAAGTGTACAGAGTGTTGGAGCTGGGGGAAAAGGGAGACCTCCTGGACTACATGGGGATCACAGGAGCTATGACAGAGGACATCACTGGCACCAAGTTTCAGCAGCTGGCATCTGCCATCAAGTATTGCCACGACTTGGACGTTGCTCACAGGGAGCTGCAATGTGAGAACATCCCTCTCCATGCACATCTCAATGTCAAGCTGGCAGACTTTGGCTTTTCCAAACTCCTGTCTCGGGAGGAAAATGGCAGAATTGTTCTCAGCCAAACCTTCTGTTGTTCTCCTGCGTACGCAGCCCCTGAAGTGCTGGAGGAAATTCCCTCTGACCCCAGGATTGCTGACACATGGACTCTGGGTGTCAGCCTGTACTCAATGGTCTGGGCTTCGTTGCCTTTCGATGATTCCAACGTCAGCAAAATGACCCGTGTTCAGAAACGACAGCGGATCCCCTTCC AGTCCAAACATCTGACTGCAGAGTGCAGGGATCTCGTTCACCGCTTGCTCCCGCCCGTCGTGGCTCAGAGGTTGTGCGTAGATGAAGTCTTGAAGCACTCATGGCTGCACACTCCAAAATGCACGATCCCTTTGCCTCTGCCAGCTGCAAAAGAGGGTGAGTGTTCCCAAACCCTTTGTGAAGGAAAGCCTGGGCACTACCAGCAAGCCAAATCCCCTTCTGTATACGGGGGAGGAGAGAAGGAC AAGGATCCTCTTAAGGACAGCTTTACTTTCCAAGTCAGGAAACCAGCGACTCCACATCTCAGTGCTGTCTCTGGCACGGGATAA
- the LOC133626978 gene encoding LOW QUALITY PROTEIN: testis-specific serine/threonine-protein kinase 1-like (The sequence of the model RefSeq protein was modified relative to this genomic sequence to represent the inferred CDS: inserted 1 base in 1 codon; deleted 1 base in 1 codon), with product MSDAVALAKKGYSLRKTLGEGSYGKVKSAHCVQLKRNVAVKIINKRKATQHFLERFLPREIEALRCLQHPSITKTFEIFQTPARKVYRVLELGEKGDLLDYMGITGAMTEDIAGTKFQQLASAIKYCHDLDVAHRELQCENIPHHAHLNVKLADFGFSKFLSREEKGRIVLSQTFCCSPAYAAPEVLEEIPSDPRIADTWTLGVSLYSMVWASLPFDDSNVSKMTRVQKQQRIPFPXSKHLTAECRDLVHRLLQPVVAQRLCVDEVLKHSWLHTPKCTIPLPLPAAKEGECSQTLCEGKPGHYQQAKSPSVYGGGEKDKDPLKDSFTFQVRKPATPHLSAVSGTG from the exons ATGTCTGATGCTGTGGCGCTGGCAAAGAAAGGCTACAGCCTGAGAAAGACACTCGGAGAAGGTTCTTATGGGAAAGTGAAATCTGCCCACTGTGTCCAGCTGAAACGCAACGTGGCCGTCAAGATAATCAACAAGAGAAAAGCTACTCAGCACTTCCTGGAAAGATTTCTGCCCAGGGAAATCGAGGCATTGAGATGTTTGCAGCACCCCTCAATCACCAAAACCTTTGAGATTTTTCAGACACCAGCTAGGAAAGTGTACAGAGTGTTGGAGCTGGGGGAAAAGGGAGACCTCCTGGACTACATGGGGATCACAGGAGCTATGACAGAGGACATCGCTGGCACCAAGTTTCAGCAGTTGGCATCTGCCATCAAGTATTGCCACGACTTGGACGTTGCTCACAGGGAGCTGCAATGTGAGAACATCCCTCACCATGCACATCTCAATGTCAAGCTGGCAGACTTTGGCTTTTCCAAATTCCTGTCTCGGGAGGAAAAAGGCAGAATTGTTCTCAGCCAAACCTTCTGTTGTTCTCCTGCATACGCAGCCCCTGAAGTGCTGGAGGAAATTCCCTCTGACCCCAGGATTGCTGACACATGGACTCTGGGTGTCAGCCTGTACTCAATGGTCTGGGCTTCGTTGCCTTTCGATGATTCCAACGTCAGCAAAATGACCCGTGTTCAGAAACAACAGCGGATCCCCTTCC AGTCCAAACATCTGACTGCAGAGTGCAGGGATCTCGTTCACCGCTTGCTCCAGCCCGTCGTGGCTCAGAGGTTGTGCGTAGATGAAGTCTTGAAGCACTCATGGCTGCACACTCCAAAATGCACAATCCCTTTGCCTCTGCCAGCTGCAAAAGAGGGTGAGTGTTCCCAGACCCTTTGTGAAGGAAAGCCTGGGCACTACCAGCAAGCCAAATCCCCTTCTGTATACGGGGGAGGAGAGAAGGAC AAGGATCCTCTTAAGGACAGCTTTACTTTCCAAGTCAGGAAACCAGCGACTCCACATCTCAGTGCTGTCTCTGGCACGGGATAA
- the LOC133626979 gene encoding LOW QUALITY PROTEIN: testis-specific serine/threonine-protein kinase 1-like (The sequence of the model RefSeq protein was modified relative to this genomic sequence to represent the inferred CDS: inserted 1 base in 1 codon; deleted 1 base in 1 codon), protein MSDAVALAKKGYSLRKTLGEGSYGKVKSAHCVQLKRNVAVKIINKRKATQHFLERFLPREIEALRCLQHPSITKTFEIFQTPARKVYRVLELGEKGDLLDYMGITGAMTEDIAGTKFQQLASAIKYCHDLDVAHRELQCENIPLHAHLNVKLADFGFSKLLSREENGRIVLSQTFCCSPAYAAPEVLEEIPSDPRIADTWTLGVSLYSMVWASLPFNDSNVSKMTRVQKRQRIPFPXSKHLTAECRDLVHRLLPPVVAQRLCVDEVLKHSWLHTPKCTIPLPLPAAKEGECSQTLCEGKPGHYQQAKSPSVYGGGEKDKDPLKDSFTFQVRKPATPHLSAVAGTG, encoded by the exons ATGTCTGATGCTGTGGCGCTGGCAAAGAAAGGCTACAGCCTGAGAAAGACACTCGGAGAAGGTTCTTATGGGAAAGTGAAATCTGCCCACTGTGTCCAGCTGAAACGCAACGTGGCCGTCAAGATAATCAACAAGAGAAAAGCTACTCAGCACTTCCTGGAAAGATTTCTGCCCAGGGAAATCGAGGCATTGAGATGTTTGCAGCACCCCTCAATCACCAAAACCTTTGAGATTTTTCAGACACCAGCTAGGAAAGTGTACAGAGTGTTGGAGCTGGGGGAAAAGGGAGACCTCCTGGACTACATGGGGATCACAGGAGCTATGACAGAGGACATCGCTGGCACCAAGTTTCAGCAGTTGGCATCTGCCATCAAGTATTGCCACGACTTGGACGTTGCTCACAGGGAGCTGCAATGTGAGAACATCCCTCTCCATGCACATCTCAATGTCAAGCTGGCAGACTTTGGCTTTTCCAAACTCCTGTCTCGGGAGGAAAATGGCAGAATTGTTCTCAGCCAAACCTTCTGTTGTTCTCCTGCGTACGCAGCCCCTGAAGTGCTGGAGGAAATTCCCTCTGACCCCAGGATTGCTGACACATGGACTCTGGGTGTCAGCCTGTACTCAATGGTCTGGGCTTCGTTGCCTTTCAATGATTCCAACGTCAGCAAAATGACCCGTGTTCAGAAACGACAGCGGATCCCCTTCC AGTCCAAACATCTGACTGCAGAGTGCAGGGATCTCGTTCACCGCTTGCTCCCGCCCGTCGTGGCTCAGAGGTTGTGCGTAGATGAAGTCTTGAAGCACTCATGGCTGCACACTCCAAAATGCACGATCCCTTTGCCTCTGCCAGCTGCAAAAGAGGGTGAGTGTTCCCAAACCCTTTGTGAAGGAAAGCCTGGGCACTACCAGCAAGCCAAATCCCCTTCTGTATACGGGGGAGGAGAGAAGGAC AAGGATCCTCTTAAGGACAGCTTTACTTTCCAAGTCAGGAAACCAGCGACTCCACATCTCAGTGCTGTAGCTGGCACGGGATAA